From Mytilus edulis chromosome 9, xbMytEdul2.2, whole genome shotgun sequence, the proteins below share one genomic window:
- the LOC139488369 gene encoding tether containing UBX domain for GLUT4-like isoform X2 — translation MATVQVLCPNGRRQNVKITPNTKLLQVLEEVCKKQGFLPPEDFNLIHGRKTLDVTLSVRFANLPNNCKLELVKAEKSRVEQEVVIALQLENGERLQGSFSPTISLWELLHHWESKSESLSSGQLTSTDPSTAPPTHPVCIYMREEVIGEMALKETSLRKLGLTGGKAAIRYAHRPVEDSVIADIMSKLEKEQAKNARLEQIAARQNSQSEQPKDSKSTNISANENVQSNHTGEKPETPSNNDENISKQSSDENESMKSRSKSSANSSEPMETESSEHVTSGNQSMDIDRTENTISDHIVTAGSKNLGKNSTDRNSQAEASRRGAESLRNMNIPGVEVITPDDFYDLTPREQQVARQMAAAYMSQIGVDVTQIRQGVQSGSGQRRQPQQQSFQGFKFPEETKGKDLYQNELSSVNKEEYKPCDRETMIFSMDEEIKSTGANQEISEDFFEVTEKDVRTMMQDLQKKNEEEQLLMTQSMRRQKLEEQYNKYERVVIRIQFADKLVLQGLFRPRETVFAIKKYVKSYLEDKDLNFYLYTAPPKKLLKDNAATMIEAKLAPACVVYFGVEESKEHYLSRAVLQEVGSRIKADELVSKCFPKDDTPGDENIPTTSGSQPTKRSAGDRPRQPRDTTEQKPGVPKWFKVGKK, via the exons GTTCTAGAAGAAGTTTGTAAAAAGCAAGGTTTCCTACCACCAGAAGATTTTAATCTAAT TCATGGAAGAAAGACTTTGGATGTGACATTATCAGTAAGGTTTGCGAACCTTCCAAATAACTGCAAGTTAGAATTAGTGAAAGCTGAGAAAAGTCGTGTTGAACAGGAAGTAGTAATTGCCTTACAGTTAGAGAATGGCGAGAGACTACAGGGATCATTTTCACCAACCATTTCATTATGGGAACTGTTACATCATTGGGAATCTAAATCTGAGAG TTTATCATCAGGACAGTTGACAAGTACAGATCCTTCCACTGCTCCACCAACACATCCTGTCTGTATTTATATGAGGGAAGAG GTAATTGGGGAAATGGCTTTAAAAGAGACAAGCTTAAGAAAACTTGGTTTAACTGGAGGCAAAGCTGCAATAAG ATATGCTCACAGACCAGTTGAAGATAGTGTAATTGCTGACATAATGTCTAAATTAGAGAAAGAACAAGCAAAGAATGCAAGACTAGAACAAATAGCTGCTAGACAAAATTCTCAGTCTGAGCAACCAAAAGATTCAAAATCTACCAATATAAGTGCAAATGAAAATGTGCAATCTAATCACACTGGAGAAAAACCTGAAACTCCTAgtaataatgatgaaaatatcTCAAAACAGTCATCTGATGAAAATGAAAGTATGAAATCCAGAAGTAAAAGTAGTGCAAATAGTTCTGAACCAATGGAAACTGAGAGTTCAGAACATGTGACTTCAGGGAATCAATCAATGGATATAGATAGAACAGAAAATACAATCAGTGATCATATTGTTACAGCTGGTAGTAAAAATTTAGGTAAAAATAGTACCGATCGTAATTCTCAGGCTGAGGCTAGCAGACGAGGGGCTGAATCATTGAGGAATATGAATATACCGGGTGTGGAAGTTATTACTCCTGATGATTTTTACGATTTAACACCAAGAGAACAACAG gTTGCACGTCAGATGGCAGCAGCATATATGTCACAGATTGGTGTAGATGTTACACAGATAAGACAAGGTGTTCAATCAGGATCAGGACAGAGAAGACAGCCACAACAACAGTCATTTCAGGGATTTAAG TTTCCAGAAGAAACAAAAGGAAAAGATTTATATCAAAACGAGTTAAG CTCTGTAAACAAAGAAGAATATAAG CCCTGTGATAGAGAgacaatgatatttagtatggaCGAAGAGATCAAATCAACTGGTGCTAACCAAG aaaTTTCAGAAGATTTTTTTGAGGTGACAGAAAAAGATGTGAGAACAATGATGCaggatttacaaaaaaaaaa TGAAGAAGAACAGCTTTTGATGACCCAATCCATGAGAAGACAAAAGTTAGAAGAACAGTATAATAAATATGAAAGGGTTGTTATTAGGATACAGTTTGCCGACAAACTTGTTCTTCAGGGACTTTTCAGACCCAGAGAAACTG tgTTTGCCATTAAGAAGTATGTTAAAAGTTACCTTGAAGATAAAGACCTTAACTTTTATCTAT aCACAGCTCCACCAAAGAAGCTTTTAAAAGATAATGCAGCCACAATGATTgag gccAAGTTAGCTCCAGCTTGTGTTGTTTACTTTGGAGTAGAGGAAAGCAAAG AGCATTATCTGAGCCGAGCTGTGTTACAAGAAGTAGGATCCAGAATAAAAGCTGATGAATTAGTCAGTAAATG TTTTCCAAAAGACGATACTCCTGGGGATGAAAATATACCAACAACTAGTGGATCACAGCCAACCAAAAGAAGTGCTGGAGATAGACCTAGACAACCCAGAGATACAACAGAACAGAAACCAGGTGTACCTAAATGGTTTAAAGTTG gtaaaaaatga
- the LOC139488369 gene encoding tether containing UBX domain for GLUT4-like isoform X1 encodes MATVQVLCPNGRRQNVKITPNTKLLQVLEEVCKKQGFLPPEDFNLIHGRKTLDVTLSVRFANLPNNCKLELVKAEKSRVEQEVVIALQLENGERLQGSFSPTISLWELLHHWESKSESLSSGQLTSTDPSTAPPTHPVCIYMREEVIGEMALKETSLRKLGLTGGKAAIRYAHRPVEDSVIADIMSKLEKEQAKNARLEQIAARQNSQSEQPKDSKSTNISANENVQSNHTGEKPETPSNNDENISKQSSDENESMKSRSKSSANSSEPMETESSEHVTSGNQSMDIDRTENTISDHIVTAGSKNLGKNSTDRNSQAEASRRGAESLRNMNIPGVEVITPDDFYDLTPREQQVARQMAAAYMSQIGVDVTQIRQGVQSGSGQRRQPQQQSFQGFKFPEETKGKDLYQNELSSVNKEEYKPCDRETMIFSMDEEIKSTGANQEISEDFFEVTEKDVRTMMQDLQKKNEEEQLLMTQSMRRQKLEEQYNKYERVVIRIQFADKLVLQGLFRPRETVFAIKKYVKSYLEDKDLNFYLYTAPPKKLLKDNAATMIEAKLAPACVVYFGVEESKVSEHYLSRAVLQEVGSRIKADELVSKCFPKDDTPGDENIPTTSGSQPTKRSAGDRPRQPRDTTEQKPGVPKWFKVGKK; translated from the exons GTTCTAGAAGAAGTTTGTAAAAAGCAAGGTTTCCTACCACCAGAAGATTTTAATCTAAT TCATGGAAGAAAGACTTTGGATGTGACATTATCAGTAAGGTTTGCGAACCTTCCAAATAACTGCAAGTTAGAATTAGTGAAAGCTGAGAAAAGTCGTGTTGAACAGGAAGTAGTAATTGCCTTACAGTTAGAGAATGGCGAGAGACTACAGGGATCATTTTCACCAACCATTTCATTATGGGAACTGTTACATCATTGGGAATCTAAATCTGAGAG TTTATCATCAGGACAGTTGACAAGTACAGATCCTTCCACTGCTCCACCAACACATCCTGTCTGTATTTATATGAGGGAAGAG GTAATTGGGGAAATGGCTTTAAAAGAGACAAGCTTAAGAAAACTTGGTTTAACTGGAGGCAAAGCTGCAATAAG ATATGCTCACAGACCAGTTGAAGATAGTGTAATTGCTGACATAATGTCTAAATTAGAGAAAGAACAAGCAAAGAATGCAAGACTAGAACAAATAGCTGCTAGACAAAATTCTCAGTCTGAGCAACCAAAAGATTCAAAATCTACCAATATAAGTGCAAATGAAAATGTGCAATCTAATCACACTGGAGAAAAACCTGAAACTCCTAgtaataatgatgaaaatatcTCAAAACAGTCATCTGATGAAAATGAAAGTATGAAATCCAGAAGTAAAAGTAGTGCAAATAGTTCTGAACCAATGGAAACTGAGAGTTCAGAACATGTGACTTCAGGGAATCAATCAATGGATATAGATAGAACAGAAAATACAATCAGTGATCATATTGTTACAGCTGGTAGTAAAAATTTAGGTAAAAATAGTACCGATCGTAATTCTCAGGCTGAGGCTAGCAGACGAGGGGCTGAATCATTGAGGAATATGAATATACCGGGTGTGGAAGTTATTACTCCTGATGATTTTTACGATTTAACACCAAGAGAACAACAG gTTGCACGTCAGATGGCAGCAGCATATATGTCACAGATTGGTGTAGATGTTACACAGATAAGACAAGGTGTTCAATCAGGATCAGGACAGAGAAGACAGCCACAACAACAGTCATTTCAGGGATTTAAG TTTCCAGAAGAAACAAAAGGAAAAGATTTATATCAAAACGAGTTAAG CTCTGTAAACAAAGAAGAATATAAG CCCTGTGATAGAGAgacaatgatatttagtatggaCGAAGAGATCAAATCAACTGGTGCTAACCAAG aaaTTTCAGAAGATTTTTTTGAGGTGACAGAAAAAGATGTGAGAACAATGATGCaggatttacaaaaaaaaaa TGAAGAAGAACAGCTTTTGATGACCCAATCCATGAGAAGACAAAAGTTAGAAGAACAGTATAATAAATATGAAAGGGTTGTTATTAGGATACAGTTTGCCGACAAACTTGTTCTTCAGGGACTTTTCAGACCCAGAGAAACTG tgTTTGCCATTAAGAAGTATGTTAAAAGTTACCTTGAAGATAAAGACCTTAACTTTTATCTAT aCACAGCTCCACCAAAGAAGCTTTTAAAAGATAATGCAGCCACAATGATTgag gccAAGTTAGCTCCAGCTTGTGTTGTTTACTTTGGAGTAGAGGAAAGCAAAG tTTCAGAGCATTATCTGAGCCGAGCTGTGTTACAAGAAGTAGGATCCAGAATAAAAGCTGATGAATTAGTCAGTAAATG TTTTCCAAAAGACGATACTCCTGGGGATGAAAATATACCAACAACTAGTGGATCACAGCCAACCAAAAGAAGTGCTGGAGATAGACCTAGACAACCCAGAGATACAACAGAACAGAAACCAGGTGTACCTAAATGGTTTAAAGTTG gtaaaaaatga